ATTGATTTCTCACCCTGCAAAagtgaaaaattaaatttagcaACCCAAAAACAGCAAATATATATTTTCCATTGTTGGCTGTGAAAAGGGATTCAAGGTACCCCAAAAGGGGCAAATAATACAGTTTGCAAAAACtgtgaaataaaaattataaaatttgaaaaaaggaCAAAAGACAAATTTAAACTTTAGCAGATAGATATGACAGTCAAATCATCATTGAGGGTTAGTAAATAAAACATGAATCTAATCAACAAAATCTAAGAAAAACACTGACAATTATGATCAAAGTTAAAAACTTTTTGGGAAATTTATGCAGCTCTGCAGAAATTCAATAAAGACCAACCAGGTCAACCCTATTTACTAAAGAttctagaaaagaaaaagacctAAAATAAAACATAGTTCAAAGGTGCGAAATTCAAGGAATTTTGAAATAATAATGTCAACGTATAGTTTTCCAGACCCACAGAAAAATACCGGGTTAAAAAGGAGGTATATTTTTTGGCGCTTCGAACCCGCGAAAATTAAAGACAACTGAAAATCTGGGCATCTCGCCCAAAGCCCCAAAATTGAAATACCTTTTGAGGGTGAGCGAGACCAGATCCATCGCCGATCGCATTGATCTTGCGCTTCCGGTCGGTTCTGTAGTCGCCGTCGTCGTCGTCATTGGACTCGGAGCCGCCGCCGTGGGAGTTCCGAGTCGCGGAATTGGCCGACGATTTCTGATTGTTGGGGGGCAATTTGAGGACGAGCTTGAGTTTTTTCTCGCGGCGCTTCCCGGCCGAAGCGTATTCGTCTTCGTCTTCATCCTCCTCTTCGTCGTTTGAATTACCGTCGGGGTCAGGGTTGCGGCGGGTGGATCGACGCAGGGAAGCGCGGGCAGAGTCGGCAGGAGCAGTCCTGTAATTAGGGTTGGAATGAGGGGCAGAGTTGGGCTTTCGCTTCTGCTGCTGTTGCAATTGCTCCTGCTGCTCTCTGAGAGTCCTTTTTTGAAGATCCAAAAGAGAGGGCcgtcctttcttcttcttcctctccactACCTTACCCATTTTTGGtgccctctctttctctctctctctctctcctctcctcctctctctctaggCAGACAACAAACAGGgtcttatttttaaaaattttaattatatttatctttttttactttatttatgTGGGAAATTATGACTTTTGGCGACGGAAGGCGCATGCGAATCACGTGATTCACACTGCCTTCGCGTGGTGAATCGACACGTGGTGCGGGAGATGCCTGGAATGGGAGCCGTGTCAGAGGGGAACCTCCCGGTTCTGAGAACTGACTCGGTTTTTTGTCTTTTTGTGTACCTACGACTGTCGACGTGGCGGAATTGCAGACGGAAGGGACAAGAGCTTTGTGAGGCGAGGTTCCACAACGTGTTTTAATGTCGACTGATCTGACAAAACAGTAAAAGAGTGGATTATAAAACATAAATAGGTTGTTTTACAAGTACGAGTAGTTTCGGGTGCTGTTATTGTCAGCTCGAAAAATATTTATACTGCATCCTCATGgaagaatataaaaaaaaaaagttttacttAATTGACTCAAAGTAATTAAATTTTGCGTAAATTTTAACAAAGAGACCTGAAATGAGTTTTAAGATTGTAATTGGGAAACGATAGGGGATTCAAATGAGCTTATCAATCTTCAATATTTCCAAAGACTCAAGTGACCGGCTATTTTTAAAGACTCAAGAGCGCAACTATCGTTATATCAATAAGAATTTAAATTGCATGTTGATTATGTTTTCGGTTGTCATTTAATGTCGATCTAGAATCTCATATTTTTCATTGGTTATGACATTTATCTCCCCTCCTTGTTCTACCTGTTTATGTTCTCGACATTTATTCTCATTTAATGTCGTGGTCTTGAGTTAATatgtactaaaaataaatagagGATCCAAAATGCATGTAAATTTCATCTGATCATTGTAAAATGAAGCATTTGCTTCTTTGGGTCTTGTTAGAACATGAATCAGACAGATATTAAAAGTACGCTTCATGTGATATGTGACACAAAATCCTCCGCAGCTAAAAAAGTTTCCTCTTTTAGAATCAAAACCTTACCGCCAATCCCACGTAAAATCCTGAAAAAGTGCAGAGCTTTACCCCAAGGAGGCAGCTATTGACCCACGTTTCAGTGGGCCCAACTCACGACGTGGAGAGAGAAAGCGAGAGGGGATGGACCGACCTTCAACGCAGAATCGTTGTAGATTGTAAGCGTTGAGGAACCAAAACTCTGCAAAAACGAAGTAAAAATTGtggggaaaaataaaaaaaggctaCCAAATGTGTATAGCTGTGTTCGTGTGGCAAAATCACCCAGTTTACCCCTTCCTTCTGCTGCTCAACAGGGACGAGTTTCACAGCAGGTAAGTGTGGCAATTCTGGGTTGTTCttaattttctattttctgATTGAAATTTGATGACAGATCTGATTCAATCGGGAGACTAAGCTAAAACCTAAaagtaaaagtggtttttttggttaattggtttggtttttggatGGCTCTTCTGGGTTGCTGTTAATTTTATGTTTCCGATTGAATTTGAAATCAATTTATCCAATGAATTAGTGAGCTAAAATTGCAAGTGGGgttgttttggtttttgggttgttcttaattttctgttttctgATTGAATTTGATTTTATTCAATGGGGTTAGTGAGCTAAAACTGCAAGTGggggtttgttttggtttttggatGGTTCTTCTGGGTTGTTCTGAATTTCACTTTTCTGCTTgaatttcatttgattttatgGGTTGTTCTTAATTTTATATTTCCTGATTGAATTTGATTTGGTTCGATGGAGTTAATGAGCTAAAATTTCAAGTGGGTGTtgctttggttttttgtttttggaggcCAACAGAGCCTCTGGCATGGTGGGAAGGAGGGGAGATCTTAGGGGGAAGAGATGGATTGGCAGGTGGGACATGGCTGGCTTGCACCAGAGATGGTAAGGTGGCTTTTATCACAAATGTTAGAGAAGTTCAGAAGCTTGCTCAAGCTAAGAGCAGAGGGGACCTTCCGGTTCGATTCTTGGAGGTGATTATCCTGTTTGATTTCATATGTTTTGCTTCACCCACTCCATCTGCTTGTTTAATTTTCTCTACCATCTGTTGGCAAGAagttttgtttgcatatattgATGGGGTTTTGGGCACTTTTAGTTAGTTTAATGGATTGCAAGCTGAAATCCCATGTGCAGGGAGATAATTGATGGAAAATCCGGTGGAACATTGAAGTATAGGGATCCAATGAGCTTGTGATACACCAGTTATTCTCCTGGCAGGATTTAAAGAACGCACGCCATTTAGAGCTTAAACTTAGGATTCTAGTCTCGGATTGGTTAAAAATCGATTCGTTTTCAGATTGAAGTATCATATTTTCGGCAAACCAGAAAACAAAGTATAAAGGTTCAAGATTTAAGGTGTAGGTGAAAACTTATTAACTTATATGAAGTTATGGAGCAGGTTCCATCCCCCCAACCTTCTAGATTGGCAGTGAAGAAAGTTACTCCACCGGTTTGTGTTTACGTGGTTAATTAAGTTTTAGGTTCTTATTGATGTTATTGTTTGAGTAGGGTGAATGATTTTACTGCAATGTACTGTAGAGAGCTTCAACTCTGACATGTGATTCAATTGCCAGCCAATTCTTCAGATAATATCGAAAAGGAAATTTTGTTGGTAATAATGTTCAATTCTTATTTTTATCTTGGTTATCTGTATGGAGGTAACGGAAGACTTGTGCAAAAACTGAGAGCAATAAGATTCGTATAACCGACCCCACTTAATGGGATAAGGctctgttgttgttgttgattctCTGTCTGATTTTCTCTAGTGAATTCAACAATCATTCAATATTTCTTGGTTTATTGCTATTCCTTTTTCTTCTAAGCATGGTGATTTCCAATCTAAACTCTAAACTTTAATGTTTCATCAGACTAATTCCTTTTATTAGAGACAAGCTGAGAAATTTCCTCGGATAATTATCGCAGCTTTTTGTGACTGCAGAGCAAGAAGAGTCCCATGGAGTTCGCCGATGAAGTTGTGGAGGAGGCGGATCAATACAACGGGTTTAACCTGGTATTGGCCGATCTTTGTTCTAGGACCATGGTTTATGTAACCAACAGACCGAAGGAGGACAGGAATTTTGTCACTGAGGTCTCTCCCGGGATCCATGTCTTGTCAAATGCACAACTAGATTCTCCTTGGCCTAAGGTAAGAAAGCTTCTTGTTCCACCTTGTTTGCTTTGAAATAGTAAAATATCGGTCCTGGGATCGGAACCTGGAACCCGACTCCACCACCATATTAGAACGAGAGCATCCAACCCAACGGACCCGGAGAGGTCCTGCATCGTTTAAACTACTATCAATTGTGTTGCCATCTCTATATTTTTGTTCAACTTTCAATCCCCGGGCTTACAGATTTCCGAGTTATCTCGCATATCGTTTTGATTCAGCTTCCTCTTTTGCAGGCTCAACTACTAGGCGATAGTTTCAGAGAGACACTTACGGAATCCAGCGGCGACGATCTTCCGATAAAATTAATGGTTGAGAAACTAATGACGAACACGGTTAAAGTCGAGGACGAAAGCCTCCTGCCTCACATATATCCTCCAGAACTGGAGTACCATCTCAGCTCCATATTTGTGGAGAAAGCCCCTCCGTTGGTAAATCCATTTATCTATCTATCTCCCCATGCAGCTTTTGTCTGTGTTTCAACAGAATCTCTCAAATGCTTTGTTTTGCATATATAGGGACACTATGGCACTCGAAGCACCTCGGCATTGTCTGTGAAGACAAATGGGGATGTTAGCTACTACGAGAGATATCAGGAAAATCAAGTGTGGAAAGAAGGAACAGTAACTTATCAGATTGGAGATGTCTGTAACTTGTAACTCTTTCAGCTTTGTAAGATTAAATTCTTGTGCTAAATTTTTACTGACTATCCAGTTTGGACTCATTGAAAGGAAAATGATTTCCGCAAATCCTTTATCGCCTTATAAATACTTGCGTTTGTTTATTTATGTCTCTCGATTCTCCGAGTTATTGTAATCTTCCAAAGGAGATTGAACCCCAATGCTTTGGTGGGATTTCAGTATCAATAATATCGATAACTGTAATTGTGAGGAGGAATAATCATCTAAAGAGGAACAAAGAGGGGAAACATAAAACACTAAAAACACACTTTACTTATTCTACCATTCCAAAGCATCATAGAGCCAGTAGGGTTTATAACTACTTGATTACACGACACTATCCATCGACCGCGATGGAGCTTAACTTAAGCTGTCTAAAGCTAATTACACCTTCTTAGATACTTGGGGGTTCACGAGTCTGAACCATTAGGCTGCGCAAGAGACGCATGCGCAGCCCGCGCCACACGTGCATTTGGCCTTGCCAGCCGTGACGACGCTCTCAGCGCAAGTGCATGGGTTGCAGCTGCAGTGCTCGCCACAGGAGCATGTCATGTGGTCGCCCCCGCTTGTG
This genomic interval from Malus domestica chromosome 05, GDT2T_hap1 contains the following:
- the LOC103436200 gene encoding uncharacterized protein — translated: MCIAVFVWQNHPVYPFLLLLNRDEFHSRPTEPLAWWEGGEILGGRDGLAGGTWLACTRDGKVAFITNVREVQKLAQAKSRGDLPVRFLESKKSPMEFADEVVEEADQYNGFNLVLADLCSRTMVYVTNRPKEDRNFVTEVSPGIHVLSNAQLDSPWPKAQLLGDSFRETLTESSGDDLPIKLMVEKLMTNTVKVEDESLLPHIYPPELEYHLSSIFVEKAPPLGHYGTRSTSALSVKTNGDVSYYERYQENQVWKEGTVTYQIGDVCNL
- the LOC103436199 gene encoding metallothionein-like protein 4B, coding for MADTTTAGGLRASCNDRCCCTNPCPGGASCKCTTTSDTTSGGDHMTCSCGEHCSCNPCTCAESVVTAGKAKCTCGAGCACVSCAA